From the genome of Pirellulales bacterium:
TGGTCGCATCGTGGTTTTTCGGGGAGGCGATTGGGGTGGGAGCGGCCGGCCGAACCCCTCGGCCGCGACCTCCATCGTAGCCGCGGTCTCGAAAAGACTCAATCAGCGCCGCAGGTACTGCTGATACGCGGCGACGGCCAGCTCGTCGCAACGGTCGTTCTCGGCGTGGCCGCTGTGGCCGGCGACGCGCGTGTATTGGAGCGAGTGCCGCGCAATCAACTCGTCGAGCTTCCGCCAGAGGTCTTCGTTCTTGACCTCCTTCAGGCTTTTTCCCTCGCGCCGCCGCCAGCCGTTGGCTTTCCATTTCGCCAGCCATTCGCTGAGTCCTTTGCCCACATAGACGCTGTCGGTGAGGAGCTCGACATGGGACGGAGATTTCAGGGCTTCCAGTCCACGCACGACGGCCGTCAATTCCATGCGGTTGTTCGTGGTCTCCGGGTCGCCGCCGCTGGCGACCAGTTCTTTGCCGGAGTTCGGATGTTGCAGGATGAACGC
Proteins encoded in this window:
- the rnhA gene encoding ribonuclease HI, with protein sequence MPNPQTDLPHVLLYTDGACSGNPGPGGWAFILQHPNSGKELVASGGDPETTNNRMELTAVVRGLEALKSPSHVELLTDSVYVGKGLSEWLAKWKANGWRRREGKSLKEVKNEDLWRKLDELIARHSLQYTRVAGHSGHAENDRCDELAVAAYQQYLRR